The genomic stretch ACTGAGGTGGCTCACCCCGGCGACCGGCCCGCGCCAGCTCTACCGGGTCAGCGACGCGCTGATGTCGATGCGGCCGGACGCCACCGAGCGCGACGCGGGCGACGTCGGCTTCGGCCTGGCCGACCTGCCGCGCAGCATGCTGCCGGGCCGGGCCTTCGTCTGCGTGGTCACGCCGCTGCTCGACGACCGGCCGCTCGCCGCCGTACGGCTGCTGCTGGACCGTGGCTTCGCGCCGCTGGTCGTCGACGTGCTGACCAACGAGCCGACCGTGCGCCGGCGGCGCCGCGAGCGCGCCCGCGACGAGCTCGCGCTGCGCACCTGGCGGATGCACCGCGAGGCCCTGGTCGGCGAGCTGGCCGGGCTCGGTGTGCCGGTGCTCGAGTGGGACGGCGAGGGCGACCTGACCGGCGCCCTGAAGCACGCCATGCGGGCCGGCGAGCCGCGGGTGCGGACATGAGCCCGCTGCCCTCACGGGCCGTGGTCCGCGACGTCATCGACCGGCTGACCGTCGTCGCGACGGTCTCGGCCGGGGTCGCGGTGGCCGCCGTGCCGGACCTGCGCCGGCCGGTGCTCACGGCGGGCGGTGCCGCGGTCGCGCTGGCGGTCGGGGCCGCGGTGACCCGGCTGCGCGCGCTGGGCACCCTGGCGGTGGCCCTGACCACCTCGTCCGTCCTGCTGGCGGCGGCCCTCGACGCGTCGGACCTGCGGCCGGTGCAGGTCGTCGCCGCGGGCGTGCTGCTGCTCGCGACGCTGGCGGCCCTCGAGCGCACCGAGACCCCCCTCGGCCGGCGCCTGGGGGCGACCACCCCGCTGGTCGTCCTGCGGGGGCCGGCGGCCTCGCGGCTCGGCGTGGCAGCAGCCGCCGTGGGGGCATCTGCGCTGGTCGCCGCCACGGCGGCGCAAACGGTCGTACCCTCGGTGGGACTGGTCCTGGGGGGCCTGGCCGCCGCGGTGGCGGCACTGGTGCTCACCACCAGGGCGCACCGCGACGAGCCGGCGATCGACGGGCCTGACGTGCACGAATCGTTATCCGGTCGAGTCCCGGGAGACGGGCAGCGATGACAGACTCGCGCTCCGGCGCACCGGCACGAGGAGGACCGTTGACCTTAGGTGAGACCACCGAGCGCTCGGGGGGAACCGCAGCGCCCGCGAGAGCCGACAGGTCGCAGCTCGCCTCGCTATCCGACACCACGACCCAGATGCGGCGCGCCATCGAGGGCGTCATCGAGGGCAAGCGCGACACGGTGCGCCTCGCGATCACCGTGATGCTGGCCGAGGGCCACCTCCTGATCGAGGACGTCCCGGGCGTCGGCAAGACCATGCTGGCCAAGGCGCTCGCGCGCTCGGTCGACTCGTCGGTGCGCCGCGTCCAGTTCACCCCCGACCTGCTGCCGAGCGACATCACCGGCGTCTCGATCTACAACCAGGAGCAGCGCGAGTTCGAGTTCAAGCCGGGCGCGATCTTCGCCAACATCGTGGTCGGCGACGAGATCAACCGCGCCTCGCCCAAGACCCAGTCCGCGCTGCTGGAGTGCATGGAGGAGCGGCAGGTCACCGTCGACGGCATCACCTACGAGCTCGCCGTGCCGTTCATGGTCCTCGCGACCCAGAACCCGATCGAGATGGAGGGCACCTATCCCCTGCCTGAGGCGCAGCGCGACCGCTTCATGGCACGGATCTCGATGGGCTACCCCAACGAGCAGGCCGAGCTGCGGATGCTCGAGACGCACGGCAAGACCTCGCCGCTCGACGACCTCACGCCGGTCGCCGACGCCACCGAGATCGCCCGGCTGATCGAGATCGTCCGCGGCATCCACGTCTCCGACCAGGTCCGGCGCTACGCCGTGGACCTCGTGCTCGCCACCCGGCGCTCCAGCGAGCTGCGGCTCGGCGCCTCGCCGCGCGCCACGCTGCACCTGGTGCGGGCGGCCCGCGCCGTCGCCGCCCTCGACGACCGCGACTACGTGCTGCCCGACGACGTGCAGGGCCTGGCGGTGGCGGTGCTGGCGCACCGGCTGCTGCCGACCGCCGAGGCGCAGATCGGCCGGCGCACCACCGAGGACATCGTCAGCGACCTCGTCGGCCAGGTGCCCGTGCCCGACGACTCGCGCCGACGGGACAGCGAGTAGGAGGAGGACCCGGTGCGGGACGCCTTCCAAGGCCTCACCACCCGCGGCCGCTCCTTCGTCGCCGCGGGGATCGCCGTCCTGGTCGCCGCCGCGGCATCGGCCGCCGACGACCTGCTGCGGATCGCGGTGCTGCTGCTGGCGCTGCCGGTGGTGAGCGCACTCGTCGTGTCGCGCACGCGCTACCGGCTGTCCTCGGGGCGGCGGCTGTGGTCGCCGCGCACCGCGGCCGGCCAGGAGAGCGCGGTCACCCTGCGGCTGGACAACATCTCCCGGCTGCCGACCGGCCTGCTGCTGGTCGAGGACCGGGTGCCGTACGTCCTCGGGTCCCGCCCGCGCTTCGTGCTCGACCGGGTGGAACCCCGGGGTCGCCGCGAGGTGAC from Actinomycetes bacterium encodes the following:
- a CDS encoding AAA family ATPase, with the translated sequence MRRAIEGVIEGKRDTVRLAITVMLAEGHLLIEDVPGVGKTMLAKALARSVDSSVRRVQFTPDLLPSDITGVSIYNQEQREFEFKPGAIFANIVVGDEINRASPKTQSALLECMEERQVTVDGITYELAVPFMVLATQNPIEMEGTYPLPEAQRDRFMARISMGYPNEQAELRMLETHGKTSPLDDLTPVADATEIARLIEIVRGIHVSDQVRRYAVDLVLATRRSSELRLGASPRATLHLVRAARAVAALDDRDYVLPDDVQGLAVAVLAHRLLPTAEAQIGRRTTEDIVSDLVGQVPVPDDSRRRDSE